The DNA region ttatataaatCATAACATTATATAAAATGATGTATGATGATGTCCAAGTAAAATGTAGTTAAAACTAATAAGTCattgacatttgttttttttttgttttttttatacatgtgAAGAGTTTTGTCTGATGTAAAGTATTAATGGAACACAATACAATGATATAAACATAgcaaattattaatattcatttgaaaTACATTGTACAGTCCTGAGGGTGCAGTCATTGCTTTTGAAAGTTGACAAAAAGTTCATGAGAATGTAATGAGTTAAAACTGCACTGATGCAACTACTGAGTCATACAGAAGTGATATCAAGAAAGTCACAGCATACTCTCTTTTTTAGTGCATGTGTTGTGCGTTCATGTAAATAAGTGTGCTTGTTACTGTGTGCATATATCTGCTGTATTAACCCACAGCTGACCTGCTTTGAGTCTCCGCTGGCAGAGGAAAACAGAAGGCTGAGTGGGTTTGTGCTTGTCACGGTGCTGCCATTTCATGCCGTTGGGgtgggggaagggggggaggggtagGAGGGGTAGTGCCCTGAGCTGCACCCCTGCTGACTGCTCAGCAACACAGGCGTGGCAGTAAAGGCACCAAACAGCTGTACTGTAAAGACTCACCCATCTCACAATAACTCTACGCACCTCTGCCACTCGAATCACACTTCAGCCATACTTCCAAATGTACAATCTGTGATAACACTGAGCCAACATGTAATAAACTTAACACTGCGGATCAAATGAATTGTTTTACAAAttatatatttcaaaataaatgttataataaaaaataaaacactgaactcttaaaaaaaaaatcccaaaatccAGTCCACTAAAAACCCTGCAGCAATAAACCAACCACCAGCCTtcataaaacataaatgcaCTCTATTACCCCTTCAATAATCCATGGCTCCAAGAGgcatgtgcacatgtgtatagtgactgtgatgtgtgtgactGGATGCTCATTCATCCACCAGTCTCCATCATCCTGGGGAACATTGCATAATAGGACAGAGATTAGCCTGGTGGACCTAAACATCAACAGTGCTTGGCAACAGTTCCGCCTCaagcttttcatttcatttaattaactCCTGTGAAGAAAAAGATTGATAGCGCTGTAATGTTTTCACATAGTGTACCTCCCAGCTGTGTGCTCTAAGAAAACAGACTCCTCAATTGTTTTTCTATAGATTGAGTGTTACATTAGTCACCCCCGATTCAATCCTGTActgtacaaaaacacattttacagtagAAAGAGGCCAGAAATGCGGACAAAGCTTGAGTGGGATTTCCATATAATAAAGTTTTTCTCCTGAGCACAGACTGACTTACAGAaccaatcaaaagtttggaaACACTTTTGAATGAGTAAGTGTGTAAGTATAGAGTGTAAAACTTCTAATGTAATAATTAAGCATTCTCCCAATGTCCACCATGACTAAGAGTATTTGCATGATACCAATATTGACCTCTCTGACCGTTAGTGGACGCCTGAAGAGCCTCTGAACCCTCTGGTTGGTTAGTCTATATAATGACATGCAGTGTAAACTCACTTGTATGAGCTCCCGCCTGTAATCTCCTGTTTGATCTGTCTGTTCACAGCATCAGCCGCTGCCCTGCCTTTGCCCTCTCCCTCCACCTTCAGGACAACTTTCTTCTCCCCCTCCGCTGCTTTACTGGACCGCTTTTTCCTCTCCTGCGTCTGGACCAGGTCTTTCTCCTGCACCTTGTCAGCGATGGCGCTCTTCTCCACTCCGGGATCAGCATCCGCCACTTGCTGTTTGACGTGCCTGGACCTCTCCGGTGCCCGCTCATCACCTGCGGAGGTGTTTGGAGGAGGTTTGTTTATCCAGGGATGGTCGTACCGTTTTGGGATGGGCCAGGGCTTGTAGTCCTTCTGGTACTGGGTTTCGCTGTTGAACGGTGTTTCAGGTCCGTGGTACTCGTTCTTGGGTTTACAGCTGGGTTCGGGTCGCACTCTCCAATGCTTAAAGTCCTCGCGCATCACCGAGCTACACACGCGCTCTTCGGAGACGCACCTTCGCGGCGCGCGTGCCGTGTTGGCGCTGGACTCAGCGCGAGACGGCTGCGTTTCTATGGTGACCCGGGCCTGCGGAGGCTGCAGCTGTATGTGCTGCATCTCAGAGACGTCCGTGTACTTGGTGAAGACCAAAGGCACCGCAATGTCAGCCTTGTCCAGCTGGTTCCAGAAGCGGGACATGCAGCACGCCCTGCTGATGCAGGGCCACGCCATGCTGAGGCTCACACAGCTCCACTAACAGAAGAAGAGCACCGGAGCAGAGACGAGGCAGAAATATTTCTCAACACTCCGGTATCCTGCCGTGAGAGAAACAAGATGTCCGTGTATGTGGTTGCACGGTTGACTCCAATGCCGCTGGCGTTAGATTAGATGATGAGGTGAATCCATTGCGCTTGTAAATTGCACTGGCAGTGATTTCAAAGGAGTCTGTCAAAAACAAACCGTGTGCTGATGTTTTGTGCACAGCTCGTGTCCGTGTCCGCTCTGTCCCGTGCGTCCTGCTACATCACTCCACGCCAGGGTACTGCAAGGGAAAACGGCCCCGCCCGCCTGCTCAGCATCCCGGAGACAAAACAGGAGCCGAGATGGAAAATGAAAGTCAAGCCAGAGAGAATGTGAAAGAACTTCCGGGATAGCCCGCCCTTAAACTTCACCATGGAGTAggatcattaaaaaacacacgAAAGAAAACCAACCATTGAAAATGATAGCCTATATCATATAGCCCTTATATGCTGGTCCATTCCTTTCACACTGCGCATGAGTAGCCATACACACAATGAAGCCTGCTGCTTCAATTTTGAAAATGGGAAAACGATCATTTCCGATATGAGGCTGATAAACACGGTAAGCTTGACCTGAACGCGGTGTTTTCACGCACTCTGCGTAGTGGTACAGGAGGAGGGACGTTCAAGAGATGCGCTCTTTCTATTCGTTAATatttaatcaaaacaaaatgagaaaaatgagtAGTGAAAATGACAAACGTTCTTCTCTGATATGTAAAACGGTAGAAGGACAGATAACAAAATATCACAGAAGAAATATCAGGCCTTCACTAGATTAACACATAGCCTAGGCGTGTGTTAAACTACTTTTTAATATGGAATAAAGGTATGAAATATGGTTTTCTTATTTGAATACTCACATCAAAGCTATAGCATGGTCTTGTCTTTGAGACATAGACTATGCATTAGACTGCGCCAGCAAATAGTAGAGCACATGAATAATGCCAACTCATTACACACCCTGAGGGCCTGTTTCATACTGGACTACAATTTCTAAGACATCTGAAAGACAAGCACGTTATTTAAATAGAGTTTTTCTTCTATAAAGATGTCTGGCAGCGTATGTTCAGAAGCAACAATCACTTTTCAACATTAAGACATGCTCACCCCCTCCTTTTTTATAGCTGCATTCCCTTGTGAAGTGGGTGAAGGCTATaataactgactgactgagtgaagatttcaaattcaaattcttagTGAGATAATTAAAGTAGATAATCcttgaataaattaataatttatgaAGATGTAATCAAAGGAAGAGCAAAGCAGCATGACAATCAAACACAGTGGCTCTGGTAAATGTCAATCTAACAGAAGCTGATGAGGAAAATGGATGAAAAgataaagaagacaaaaagactGAGAGGTGTTTTTACATTGAATCGATTAGTGATGGATGGCTCCTTCACTATCTCCTGCTAtctgttttcttccttcataAACACCTCAGTTAACCCTTTACTGTGTCCTACTCACCTATACTCACCACACCTTCATTATGGACTGAGATACAAAGCTATACTAAACTTTAAGTGAGAGTTACCTTCATTTAAAAGTTACCTACAATTTAAAAGTTTTTCATTCCAGGCTGATAATGTGTTTTAAGGAATGTGTCAATCCTCTACATATGGCCTTTATCACTCATCACCCTGGAGCAGTTTTATGATTGCACAAGCAGCTTCGGCCTACTTTACAACTTTATAGACCAACACATCACACAGTCATGCCTTACAGTGCCTGCCTTCCATGTGGTGAAtgacgtttaaaaaaaaaaaaagaagcaaagtcAACATAAAAAGGCCTTTGACATTCTCCACTTCCCCTTTTTGTATGACTTGAATGTTTGAATGGTGTGCTCTGAGTTTCAGCAGCTCCTTACTCACAGGGTCAAAAGTCTGATGAGGTAGATATGGATTGACAAATCAAACCTTATATTGAGTTTCTGAGATAAGACTGTCAATAGGAGGTAATGGTGGAAAGGTGAAAGGGCAGACTTTGGACCCACTCCACAAGCTTGTCTTCTTTGCCAGTGGCTGCAGCACCTcggtttgtctctctctctctgctcgcGGAAAACATGAAGATTGATTTCGCTCCCGCCGACGTGCCCATCCAAAGGAGACTGCAGACGGCTGCGGTGGTGCAGTGGGTCTTCTCCTTCCTTGGATTGGgtgagtgtgtatgtttatgtgtgtgtgtgtgtgtgtgtgtgtgtgagtgcactgGACATATCAGGAAATAAGGATGGTACTGATCCGAGACCTACAAATCTGCTGCAGTTAGTTCCTCATTTCTTCACAGTAGATGTTCAAACATCAGCTGATATTGGTTTAAGTGAGTAAATATGAGAGAAAGCTAATTAGTGACCACTGTATGGCCAGGAGAGGGAGCCATGCAGGACATGACCAGAGCAACAACTTGCTCACCACATTTGCCCTCTCAGCTGATCTGGTCAGTAAGTAAAAAATTATGTCAAATGCATCTGAATCTAAGTCCACCTATTGTAATGATTTAGCTCTGAAAGTCAGGTGCTGTATATAATTCCCACAGATACTACTATACTGTTTACTTTAAATAATCCAAAGCCTATCAGATAATCAGAGCTGATGATCTAATAGGAAACACATTATACTGGGCAGCAGTAAAATCTCTAATGGTGATGCAATCATCTGAGTCTGTCAACTCAGGCTCACTTTATTGCATTCAAATAGAACAATTCATATGCTTTAACATGCAGACTTGACTCTATTCATCCACAGCATGTCTGCTGTATCAGTAAGCAGCCGAGCAAACTCCCACTACCAttcataaaatgtataaaacctTGCATACATGATCCTGTAGTAACCATTCATGAAGTGTCTGATGCATTTTTTATGGCAGACAGAAACTGAACGGGTGGTTAGAGGTtgtgtaatgcatttatttacagTGTGCTTACTGCTCAGTCTCATGTTTCCTGCAAAAGCTGCTGCTCACCACATAAATTCCACTGCTTGTCTTTCTCCCCTCAGCACCAACATGCATCATCCTGTTCTTTTACCTGCTGTTCACACGGTACTGGTTGATCAGCGTGCTGTACAGCGTCTGGTGGTACTTTGACTATGACACTCCTGCACGGGGGGGCCGCAGGATACCTTTCGTGTGTGGCCTCAAACTATGGGATTACATGCGGGATTATTTTCCTGTCAAGGTGAGATGTAAACAGTTGTAAAACGTTTGATATGTAAGGCCcacatgtatactgtatatgcacaaCACCTCCTGATGGGATGGAATTTAACTCTGTGGGTCTCTCTGCTAGTTCATTTTATCTAATCTTTAATCTCCAGCTACATACAAGCAGTGGCCTTATCTCTGTCCTTGGCAGCCAATGGACCACTCATGGATGACACCCCTCAGTTCCCATATAGTCATGTGTCATATGTGCACATATCTTCCCAAAAACATTTGACATGTCTGATTGAACATGATACTGCAGGCTGTGTCTATATTTATCTGCTGcgatttaattttatttaattttcactGCCAATACAAATGGACTCTAAGATAATATGACAACCAGGATTAGAGTGTATATAAGACGCAGTGCCAACTATGTGAACTGTAAATAGACATTTagaaaatattctgtttttataatGATGTCAGTACACTTGAGAGTGATTTTCATACAAATAAATTATACTTTAATGGTCCATTTGTTGTTGTATTAAAGGAAAAGTCTGGCATTTTTGCTATCAAAGGAGCAAGAGGAAATAGCTAGCCTGGCTTTGTTGCAGTTCTTATGGTTTTATAGAAGGTTATGTGCCAGACTATTATTAACAGAGTCTTCTAGTCATTGACATGAAATTGTACACTAATATCCATAGTGCCCAGAAGATGAATCCTTATGATTTTAGTGACCCCCTGCTTTTTAATCTAGTGCCACAATCAGATTTTTAATGTTctcaatatttcagttttttttaccaAATACTTGCCAATCTATCAGTACCAGCTGCACTTTGGATTTTAGCAACATTAGCAAGGCAATATGCTAAACATATGGTGAACATGGGAAACATGGTACATATTATACCTGCTTAACATCAGCACCTTAGCACTGTCATGGTGAGCTTGGTGGTATATATAGCGACATCAGCATTCAGCTCAGAGCTCCATTGTGCAGACAGCATCACAGCAGGGCTATAGACTCTTAATCATGTTTACCTTTGGACAGACCCCTAACTGGTCCCCCTAGATGCAGAGTGATATCAATCTTCATCAATTCTATTCATTCCTCTATCCACATTGAGTGTCTAAGCATAGAGGACATTGTGTCACTGCACAGATTGTAAATCCCCCTGAGGCAAATGTGTGATTTATGATATTGGGCTTTACAAATAAACATTGACTTGACTCTTTCTTAACTATTGGCAAGACAATGAATAAgcttttttccccaaaatgcCAAACTACTCCTTTAATCTAACAGCAGCACAGTTCCCTTCTTTATTCCAGCAATATCTTtactaatatatattttttaacttctTCCAACAGCAAAGAAACAATTATCATCCAGCAAGTGAAATATCAAAATGCCAATAGATTATCATCATTGAAAAGAGGCCTTCTATAACATGTCAtattagaaagaaagaacaaagaacaACAATACATTGAAAACCATATATAATCAGTAAATAttagtgaaattaaaatatatataaaaacaagtaaaattcTCTGTTTTTACACAGGGGCTTCCCTTATTGATACATCATTGTTGACGTGTTCCCTCTCATTATTTGCACATCGTAGTTCAATCTAAAAGATAAAGTTCACGTAGAGCAGAACAATCAAGCATTAACAGGAGTGAGTTCAGGTGACTGCAGAGGACCACTGACATATATACCTTGTCCATCATATTCCTCACATTATTCCAtattgtcaatcaatcaatcaatcaatcaatctttatttgtatagcgccaaatcacaacaaagttatctcaaggcactttacacatagagcaggttctaaaccgagcTCTTcagattttaactttaaagagacccaaaaaaaaactcccttttaacaggaagaaccctcagaaccagactcagagtgggagaacatctgccttgaccggttggggttgagaggagagaaaggaaggatagaggagagagagaagaagatgagagagagagagaggaggaaggagaggagagaaaggaaggatagaggagagaagcacaatgaaaatcaacaatgaagctagaaggtccgggactggaatctgtcatccggacgtctacaggcccagattacctgtgagaccagaaagcacagacaactctggggaagaggtttagcttattgaatgcaattaatagaacatgaatgttaatggatatagatacTGATATTCTCCATATATACTATAAAAGGAGAACAGCTGTTTTGTAGTGAATTTCACCTTTAATAATACAAGTATTTCTTTCTTGAGGTAAAGTTGCAGACCAACCTTTA from Scomber japonicus isolate fScoJap1 chromosome 13, fScoJap1.pri, whole genome shotgun sequence includes:
- the map6a gene encoding microtubule-associated protein 6 homolog; the protein is MAWPCISRACCMSRFWNQLDKADIAVPLVFTKYTDVSEMQHIQLQPPQARVTIETQPSRAESSANTARAPRRCVSEERVCSSVMREDFKHWRVRPEPSCKPKNEYHGPETPFNSETQYQKDYKPWPIPKRYDHPWINKPPPNTSAGDERAPERSRHVKQQVADADPGVEKSAIADKVQEKDLVQTQERKKRSSKAAEGEKKVVLKVEGEGKGRAAADAVNRQIKQEITGGSSYNTEFKAYRDVKPAKMIRAKSQYLPPDGKTSLETSYSATFKGQAPLQPSDNKAMERRRIRSLYSEPYIDPSKQVDRYSAPRSKPKKAGATAAGQGKPGKKAKDKQSAGQRGSKKTTSENQSENRPAVGDKEKSKEMNNKLAEAKEVVLKQYHYIQLCQPIRDIGWVQTLKQHLWGCALPNPRDANDEVLRPSHHHSPGASGGEPQPPMDMPEPRRSGGVVRFALDMNQTE